AAGCAGTGGAATCTTCGACGGGGCGGCGAGAGAGGCCACCCGCGCGGTCAAACCCGCAGTGCTGGAATGGCCGGCCGGCGGCGGCGGCGCCGGGGTCACGGACGCCGGGGGGACGCCCGAAGCGATCGCCTGTGTGCCGCTTCAATTCGAAGGCAAGCTACAGGGCGCTATCTGCGTGACCGGGACCCGCAGCGATTTTGACAAGGAAACCCTCGATCTGATCTCCGCCATCGGCAGTGAAGTCGCAGTCGCCATCGAGAACACGCGCCTCTTCGAGCAGCTCGAAGCGCAGAATCTCGAGCTGGCCGCGGCCACGGTCGAGATCGCCAGCCTTATCTCGTTGGCCGAGGAGCAAGAGAGTTTTGGCACCCGTTATCAGAATCCTTACCTGGTCCGCTGCTGGGAATTCAAGGACTGTGACAAGACCGGGTGCCCCGCCTACGGTTCAGGGAAAGATCTTCGCTGCTGGCAGGTCGCCGGCACCCATTGCGGCGGCGAGGTCCAGGGAGTCTTCGCCCAAAAGCTGGGACGCTGCGAACGCTGCGACGTGTTCAAGGCCGCATGTCCGAACCGCATCACGCAACTGGGCGAGACCTTCAACAACATGATGGCAGTGCTGGAGCACCGCGTTAAGGAACAGGAAGAGCTTCAACGGCAGCTTTTCAGCTCATCGAAGCTGGCGGCCATCGGCGAGCTGGCGGCCGGCGTCGCGCACGAGATCAACAATCCGCTCACCGGTATCCTCGGCAGCGCCCTGTTGATGAAATCGCGGGACCTCGACCCGGAAGCGATGCGCAGAAAGCTTGAGGTCATCGAGAGCGAGACCCTCCGCGCCCGGGACATCGTCCGCAACCTGCTGGATTTTGCCCACCAGGGGGGAAGGCTCGACACCGAGCCGGTCTCGGTGAAGGAACTGATCGAACACACCTTGTTCCTGCTCAGGCACCAGACCGACATGAGCCTGGTAACGGTCCAGACTTCCTTCCAGGACAAACTGCCGCCGGTCGCAGTCGACTCCAACCTCATGAAGCAGGTCTTCCTCAATATCATCCATAACGCCATACAGGCCATGCCGGGCGGCGGCGACCTATTCATCAACGCCAGGGGCAGCCAGGCGCCGGGTGCGAGCGGCATGCTCGAGGTCTGCTTCACCGACACGGGCTCGGGCATGGACGACATCGCCATAGCCCGCGCCTTCGATCCTTTCTTCACCACCAAACCGGTCGGCGAAGGCACTGGGCTGGGACTGTCCGTCTCACAGAAGATCGTCAGCGAGCATGGCGGTGAGATCAGGGTGACATCGGTGCCGGAAGTCGGCTCGACTTTCTCGGTGATACTGCCGGCGGCCGGCTCAACCGACCAGCAGCGGAGAGACGTGGCTTAAGGGCAGCGCGCCGTTGCCCCGGGCGCGGGACAGGTTTGGGCGGCTTATTTCTTGCGGTTGGCCGCGAACTCCTTGTAGCTTCTGGCCGCGGCGATGTCCTTCTTGATCTGGGCCACCAACTGCTCCGGGCCTTCAAATTTCTTCTCATCGCGCAAACGCTCGAGGAAATCGATCCGTACGTTGAAGCCGTAAAGATTGCGGTCGAAATCGAGGATGTGCGCCTCGATGCGCATCCTCTCCTCGCTGTCCTCGTCGGTGCTGCAGAACGTGGGGTTCTGCCCGACGTTCACCAGGCAGGCATAAGGCTCGTTGCCGATAAAGAGGTCGGCCAGGTAGACGCCTTTCCCCGGGAAGATGCACTCGACGCGAGCCTCGATATTGGCAGTGCGCACGCCGAGGGTCCGGCCCCGTTTGTCACCATGCACAACCTTGCCATGGGTCGAAGGCGGACGGCTCAGGATCTGCCTCACTTCAGAAAGCCTTCCCTCGACAAGCAGGTTGCGGATCCGGGTGGAAGAGATCGGCTCG
This genomic window from Actinomycetota bacterium contains:
- a CDS encoding ATP-binding protein; protein product: MATPVKRRHTSIFRKTAIIFVVVSLVPVAILGLRSHHIFVEHLDKMVKGGLITSEQADTQARDLETQAVVYCGYGLVIALILGYFFAGSLVEPIRTLQQGARKIGDGNLDHRVETDTEDELEELATTINQMAQSLQTREAEIERRSEALSILYEVAHTMAESRDQNELLDNALDKAMQITGSVTGCILLQNDDGNLTPVICRSSNGGRLNTEAQAQSSGIFDGAAREATRAVKPAVLEWPAGGGGAGVTDAGGTPEAIACVPLQFEGKLQGAICVTGTRSDFDKETLDLISAIGSEVAVAIENTRLFEQLEAQNLELAAATVEIASLISLAEEQESFGTRYQNPYLVRCWEFKDCDKTGCPAYGSGKDLRCWQVAGTHCGGEVQGVFAQKLGRCERCDVFKAACPNRITQLGETFNNMMAVLEHRVKEQEELQRQLFSSSKLAAIGELAAGVAHEINNPLTGILGSALLMKSRDLDPEAMRRKLEVIESETLRARDIVRNLLDFAHQGGRLDTEPVSVKELIEHTLFLLRHQTDMSLVTVQTSFQDKLPPVAVDSNLMKQVFLNIIHNAIQAMPGGGDLFINARGSQAPGASGMLEVCFTDTGSGMDDIAIARAFDPFFTTKPVGEGTGLGLSVSQKIVSEHGGEIRVTSVPEVGSTFSVILPAAGSTDQQRRDVA
- a CDS encoding bifunctional riboflavin kinase/FAD synthetase encodes the protein MRVYREIDEVPAGKRVVAIGTFDGVHIGHQKIIGDAVAAAKANGARSMVMTFHPHPLSIIAPDHCPPILTPLNVKTDLISNLGADELLIIPFTEEFSRLSPDVFCEMLFSSQLGAIQVIVGDNFRFGYKAGGDIKFLEEYGKKVGMKVVAEPLVTAADEPISSTRIRNLLVEGRLSEVRQILSRPPSTHGKVVHGDKRGRTLGVRTANIEARVECIFPGKGVYLADLFIGNEPYACLVNVGQNPTFCSTDEDSEERMRIEAHILDFDRNLYGFNVRIDFLERLRDEKKFEGPEQLVAQIKKDIAAARSYKEFAANRKK